From the genome of Homo sapiens chromosome 6 genomic scaffold, GRCh38.p14 alternate locus group ALT_REF_LOCI_4 HSCHR6_MHC_MANN_CTG1, one region includes:
- the OR2H2 gene encoding olfactory receptor 2H2 (The RefSeq protein has 2 substitutions compared to this genomic sequence) has product MVNQSSTPGFLLLGFSEHPGLERTLFVVVLTSYLLTLVGNTLIILLSALDPKLHSPMYFFLSNLSFLDLCFTTSCVPQMLVNLWGPKKTISFLDCSVQIFIFLSLGTTECILLTVMAFDRYVAVCQPLHYATIIHPRLCWQLASVAWVIGLVESVVQTPSTLHLPFCPDRQVDDFVCEVPALIRLSCEDTSYNEIQVAVASVFILVVPLSLILVSYGAITWAVLRINSAKGRRKAFGTCSSHLTVVTLFYSSVIAVYLQPKNPYAQERGKFFGLFYAVGTPSLNPLIYTLRNKEVTRAFRRLLGKEMGLTQS; this is encoded by the coding sequence CCTACCTCCTAACCCTAGTGGGCAACACACTCATCATCCTGCTGTCTGTGCTGGACCCCAAGCTCCACTCTCCAATGTACTTTTTCCTCTCCAACCTCTCCTTCTTGGACCTCTGTTTCACCACGAGTTGTGTTCCCCAAATGCTGGTCAACCTCTGGGGCCCAAAGAAGACCATCAGCTTCCTGGACTGCTCTGTCCAGATCTTCATCTTCCTGTCCCTGGGGACAACTGAGTGCATCCTCTTGACAGTGATGGCTTTTGATCGCTACGTGGCTGTCTGCCAGCCCCTCCACTATGCCACCATCATCCACCCCCGCCTGTGCTGGCAGCTGGCATCTGTGGCCTGGGTCATTGGGCTAGTGGAGTCAGTGGTCCAGACACCATCCACCCTGCACCTGCCCTTCTGCCCCGATCGGCAGGTGGATGATTTTGTCTGTGAGGTCCCAGCTCTAATTCGACTCTCCTGTGAAGACACCTCCTACAATGAGATCCAGGTGGCTGTTGCCAGTGTCTTCATCTTGGTTGTGCCTCTCAGCCTCATCCTTGTCTCTTACGGAGCCATTACCTGGGCAGTGCTGAGGATTAACTCTGCAAAAGGGCGGAGGAAAGCTTTTGGGACCTGCTCCTCCCATCTCACTGTGGTCACCCTCTTCTACAGCTCAGTCATTGCTGTCTACCTCCAGCCCAAAAATCCCTATGCCCAAGAGAGGGGCAAGTTCTTTGGTCTCTTCTATGCAGTGGGCACTCCTTCACTTAACCCTCTCATATACACCCTGAGGAACAAGGAGGTAACCAGGGCATTCAGGAGATTGCTGGGGAAGGAAATGGGGCTCACACAAAGCTGA